The following proteins come from a genomic window of Montipora capricornis isolate CH-2021 chromosome 9, ASM3666992v2, whole genome shotgun sequence:
- the LOC138017146 gene encoding ATP-dependent DNA helicase RecQ-like: protein MNRATSTDAKTSVVVVSPLEYIRKQQVENLRTANCGISAATIGESIEMDREIANGKFDIVYGSAEQWLSESWRKTLQCGNLHRAEVLVVDEVHTVATWGSGKKGKAAFREAFGRVSELRSCLKSGTPVLGLTATANKELRDRLIKCLGIRSPLGPIIVSPNKDNIRFTVAQADKKLYCFNWLLQLLREKKGDAPFTIIFCKTVNDIVSLLTYFVMKLEYSGLYVDGEGPPHERCLLGVYYSQTPTHHKDHLTSSFEGKSGHVIVVFATTSLSMGVDFPFVKYVVRYGPSNNLTSHLQEAGRAGRNGQQAYNTTVCCSVCHRKFSCLGDGSGCSETIPEFDSWYHNEKDHVVSRGVTEDDKNCIRDALKEVQVSLSSETKVRMFDNTGVITHGLSDNVIDAVVSNVHFIFNVHSVLEQCNVPSLKLAVIILEVVKEVFEDFEIPEELYSAVTGRKKLHLASRLMHPLTVTVNPLKELLSEGSHLPGTMDELLI from the exons ATGAATCGTGCCACTTCTACTGATGCCAAAACTTCAGTTGTGGTGGTTAGTCCTTTGGAGTACATTAGAAAACAACAGGTCGAAAATCTGAGAACAGCGAATTGTGGTATTAGTGCTGCCACAATCGGAGAATCAATTGAAATGGACAGAGAAATCGCAAACGGTAAATTCGACATTGTTTACGGGAGCGCAGAACAATGGCTGAGTGAAAGCTGGAGGAAAACATTACAGTGCGGTAATCTTCACCGGGCAGAGGTGTTAGTGGTCGATGAAGTTCACACAGTTGCAACCTG GGGCAGTGGCAAAAAAGGGAAAGCTGCTTTCCGTGAGGCGTTTGGACGAGTGTCAGAGCTGAGATCATGTCTTAAAAGTGGGACACCTGTGCTTGGATTGACAGCAACTGCAAACAAGGAATTGAGAGATCGCCTAATCAAATGTCTTGGTATCAGAAGCCCCCTTGGGCCCATAATTGTCAGTCCAAATAAGGACAACATACGATTTACAGTTGCACAAGCAGACAAAAAGCTTTATTGTTTTAACTGGCTGTTACAGTTGCTGAGAGAGAAGAAAGGAGACGCTCCTTTCACAATTATTTTCTGCAAGACTGTAAATGACATTGTCTCTTTACTAACTTATTTCGTAATGAAGCTGGAATATTCAGGACTTTATGTTGATGGCGAAGGCCCTCCTCATGAAAGATGCTTGTTGGGAGTATACTATTCACAAACACCCACACATCACAAAGACCACTTGACTTCTTCATTTGAGGGTAAATCTGGCCATGTCATAGTGGTTTTTGCAACTACTTCATTAAGTATGGGAGTAGATTTTCCCTTTGTCAAATATGTAGTACGCTATGGTCCATCAAACAATCTGACTTCTCATCTCCAAGAAGCAGGACGTGCTGGAagaaatggacaacaagcttacAACACCACAGT GTGTTGCAGTGTTTGCCACAGAAAGTTTAGTTGTTTGGGAGATGGCTCTGGTTGCAGTGAAACAATTCCAGAGTTTGACTCTTGGTATCACAATGAGAAAGATCATGTTGTTTCAAGGGGAGTGACAGAAGATGACAAAAATTGCATCAGGGATGCTCTTAAGGAAGTTCAGGTGTCTTTGTCTTCTGAAACTAAAGTGCGCATGTTTGACAATACTGGGGTCATTACACACGGTTTATCTGACAATGTAATTGATGCAGTTGTGAGTAATGTCCACTTCATTTTTAATGTTCACAGTGTTCTTGAACAATGTAATGTACCCTCACTTAAGTTGGCTGTCATAATACTTGAAGTTGTTAAAGAAGTATTCGAAGATTTCGAAATCCCTGAAGAACTGTATTCTGCTGTTACAGGGAGGAAAAAGCTGCATTTAGCCAGTAGACTTATGCATCCATTGACTGTTACTGTAAACCCTTTAAAGGAACTTCTATCTGAAGGTTCCCATTTGCCTGGTACAATGGATGAATTacttatttaa